The genomic window AGGTCTATTAATTTTTCAGTGATTTCGAATAGGAAGCCGCACGCGATCACAATTTCCCCCACTAGTGTAATATGCACAAATTATGACTCCATTTGTCACATTAAGAAGTGGCCATTCAGACTAAAGGCCTCATTAAAACGACTTCTGTAAGAAAgtgtttatttgaattatttcacaTATTAAAGTATGTACATTTACAACAGCGAGGCAACACATATGATCACAACAAACGCATAAATAATGTTAGATGGTAGTAAACTGAAAACCAGAAATCATGATTAAAAAGATATTAGTATTCAAATatgatatatgtatattctaTGTGTGTGAATACATTCTAATTAATAAGAGAAATGAGAGATCTGTATATCTCTTTAAAAAGTCTCAGAGCTTGTCTACATGGTTGCAGGCTTCCACTGCAGCTGAGACTGGATTGGACAGTACGAGGGCtaaaatcataaatattttatagtGAGATAcggttcatttaaaaacaccaaATCAACTGTAATTATGTGGTATAAGGTGCTGTCACTGGATAGGAAGACAATGAAGTGTAACATGTCTGAGTTCAGGAGAGTCACCTCCGTGCAGAGGCCTGTACAGTAGAGCTAGAGAGAAGCAGTAAGAGATTCTGTCCGCCGATGTTGATAAAGTTTTGTCAAGATTTGAGAAACTATAAAAATCATCAGGTTCAATTCACCAACAGTGCAGTGCCTCTGAGGTAGAGAATGAATAGATCTTTGCTGCAAGTGCTGCAGAGTCATCTGGGTTTATActgatagatagacagatactCTATTCTCTGTGGCCACATACTTCTGATTGGCCAGAGGACTCCCGTTATTTTCAAATAACCACATGTCTGTGACGTAGCATCCTCAGAGCCTTTCTAAATGTATTCTTATGGCTGAAAGGCCAATGGTGTCAGCTGTTATCAAGCTGCTGGTATAGGACTTAAAGAAAAACTGCATCTGAGGAAACAAACTCATTCGCTTTGTTAtcaagagttagatgagaagttTAATTTCACTCTCATGTCTATATGGTGGATATCAGTCAGTTagcatagcttagcataaaTACTGGTCAAAGGCAGGAACAGCAAACTAAAACTTCAATGTATGTTGTGGTATGTGAGGTTGTAATGAAACCAGTGAAGAGTCCAAGAGGTTACTGGACAAGAAATCATCTGGTGcagattaaaggtccagtgtgtaagatttaggtgaaagcgatctattggcagaaatttaatataaaatactgctagtgatgttttcactcgttgACATCAGGAGTGgatctaaattctacacattgaacctttaaatagAAAAGATATAATGTGCTTGTGTAGAGTGTAGTGAGTTTCAGATGTGATGTTTTAATActggacagagccaggctagATTCCCCTGTTTCCACCATTTAAAAAGAGCTAAGCTAACTGACGGTTGGCTGTAGCTTGTTATATGCACACAGGAGAACGGTATTGATCCTCAAAAGAAAAGATATGCACTTTGCAGAAGCAAACCTGTGAATAACAAAGCTCTGTGCTACACAAACTGTTCTGCAATTCACAGATTATCTGCTGTTTAATCTGTTTCACAGAGCGACCGACTACGCCCAGGATGTTACAGCTACCAGGCCAAGGGTTCAGTCGTGGCCTCGCCTCGCTCATTGAATACACAGGAGCGTGACCTTCTGCGAAACATGTTGGCCCCGGGGCCTTTCTGCCTGGTGAGACGCAGATAAATGTCAGAGTGCAGGAACCTAGGGTAGGAGTCCTTTTTCATCAGGCTGTAGACTTTCATCTGTGCGGCTTCAAAACAACTCTTTGTGGGCTGTGCCATGTCCTTCTTGATGGCCATCTTGGTGTTGTAGTCAATGTTGACCTGAGGGAAattttcttaattaaaaaaacgtAGTCGCTTACAAGACAAATGAACTACACACATCAAATCTATACTTAAATGAGTGCTAAAGAGTCTCGAATGGTAAATCTTAAAGCTCAGAACAACACAGATGGATTAAGGTCCTAGCAGATTTGTTTCTCAGTGAGGATATATCAAACACTGACAAGGAAGGTAAACACCAACACCCACAGCGAGTTGTGAATCAAATCCatttaaaaagatgaagaaaatcaacatGTACACACTCGTCATCAAACGTAACGTCTAACTCAAACAGTAAAGTTTAGTTCTCTAACCTCAGATGATCTTTGCCAACAAGGACACAAGCATCGTTTGGCAATGTTAGATTTTCTTAAAGGTTCATGTGAACCGCagataaagtattttatttatgacCCTGAACTTTTGGTGACTCCAATATTAACAGAGACATTCTCGTCCTCCTGGATATGAACACAGATAATACACATTCATCTTAGACTGATGTTCATTTTCTGGCTTTTAGTTTATCATGAATGAGTTGTTTGTTTAAAGATTCTGACTAAGAAATCATGATTATGAACAGTTATAGCTCGTCAATTAATTTCTTTCCTTTCATGGTCTAAAAACAGTAGTGAAGTGTCTCAGCCATAAAAATGATCATCACTGATACAGCGCTCAAAGTATTCATGCGTACAAAACTGCAGTATCTCCCACCAACAAACTTGAAGGTTATgttcatttaaatgaattaatttacaTTAATTAAATCACTTGTGCTAGTAAATGCTTTCATGCCACTGCAGCATGCTCCAAAAAAACGTccacatttacatacacattCATCTCATACTGAAAGTGTGTGGGTGAGTCTCTCATCAGCTCTGCAGAGGAATGCCAAAACCTCAGACCTGACACTAAACTCTCTAACGGTCAGATTTGCTTCAGGCCCTGAAAGCATATCGGATGGTGGTCGCATCATTGAAACGATAACTGTCTCGCACAGAAATAGCCCAAAATATCCGGCTTTGCAGTGCAGCATGCACGTGACCTCGGCGAGTTCCTTGCACCTAATGATAGTTCACAAAGATCAACCTGCTGCAGGCTCACCACTTACAATGtcataaatatttgcaaccTCAAACAGCCCACAGTGACAACTGAGCAAAAGAAAAGGCTAAACCACAGGGTTATTTAACACTTTACAGCCTATGGTTGGTCTATTGCATCCATGTATTTTTATGATAAATAAACATACCATGTCATACCTCTTTAGGGGCCTCCGAttcaataaatactgtaaaaatacatttggctTTAGACAGCAGCTTTGTCTCAGAATCAATGGTCTTGTATTCTTCACAGGCCAACCAGAACTCAATGTTTTCCTCACTGAACTCTGTCCTGAGGAACTGACCGAAGGTTTCTACTccatctgaaaaaaacaaaacagagacactGTTAGTGACAGAAAGTACTGCTGTTAAAAAGTAAATAGCTTAAAAGGTACAATACATAAATTCAACTGCAAATCAACCTCACATAACCTCACGTGAACCAGGCCCACATCctgatttattcatatttttagatgtttttttagatttgttttcaaTCAAGAATTGTAACGTATTATATATTTAAGGAGTTAAAGGAGCTATGGATATCCTCATATTCTCATATATACATAAGTATCAGCTTTAATATGGCAAAACAGTATTATTCATCACATTGATTATTCCTAAATGAGCACATTCAGGGGTCCACAGTGTTTCACCGAGGTACTGAAGTGCAACGTCTGGGATTATGAGGAAGTAGAACAGTTTCTGTTCTACTCTATGTGCcaacaaacattaaaagctGTAGTGAAACTCGCGCTGCTCTTCTCTATTAACTATTTATTTCCTCAGGCACTTCTTGGCAGTTTACAATTCAAATGGAGCCAACGGTTTGACAGCAGGTGAAgctgttttttgggggggccaGCAATTCGACACAATGTTTCCGAAAATTTGGAGGCAGTAATCTGACCCGAGTGCTTCAGCAGTTCTTCAAAGGAGTCGCTCCACTGCAAAGCCGCCTCTGGTGAGatgctgggggaaaaaaagaaatcagagatGCAGTCAGCTCTTCCTTAATGATGCAGCAAGAATGTTTAGGATTCTCATGAGGTGTCAGGAAGTCATGTTTCTATAAGTGTGCAATGAGTCATGGAGAGAGCTGCAAACTGAGGTCAAAACATGAATAATACTTGTCCCCAAACAACATTGCCAGAACATGATATTAATGGATGTTGCCTCACTTGCTGGGCGtcgtatttgtctttttatgggGACTGACATTTTCATGGGAGCCCGACTTGGTGAGAAAAAGGCTTAGTCGACTCTTCCTCTCCTTGTCTTTCTGCCtgcaaacaacagagaaaatacaTCAAGTTCcacatagtgtgtgtgagttgcaGCTGCGGCTCTATTCACCAAATCAGCAACTTATCAGAGAAATTACTCCTCACAGACGCGTCTCTAAAGTGGCTCACACGACACGCCATAAATCATTCAAAAACCTTTGTGCTGCGAAATGTGAGACAAGTCACGTTCGCACATGTGTTCAAACATAGAGCCAGTAGAGAGTGATCACGGAGGACGGCAGCTTTTTAAAAGTCTTAACTGGCTCATAGAGTAGAGAGTATAGTGGCTGTCAGTCATACTCACACAAGGTTGTATGTAAAACCATCATGTACTGTAGCTATTATGAAAACATGAGGTTGAATAAAAAGCTTCTCCatacaaaacaaactgttgcTTTATCACTTTTCTCAACATTGGAGTCTATATCTTAGATTTCTGACATTTGCTGCTACAGTTAATCTCATTAAAATAACTCTAGAatcaaaaagacatttttaaattgctgAGGTTCAAACACACCAACCTGCTCGAATCGTCCTTCATCTTTGGTGCATACAAGTGTTCTGGACCAAGCATTTTGAAATATGCTTCCTCCTTTGGGGCCATGCAGTTGAATTgaggaaatagaaaaagaagtGTCTCCATGCtgctctgtctgtatgtggcgtGTAAAGCGACAGGCCACAAATAGCTCACTGAACATTTTTAACCCATCATTTCTTGagcctctttgtgttttcataaacctcgctcatgttttcatttcccaTAAGTTTTGCGGTAGTTCCTGTAATGGTGCAGCTACTCACAGCTTCTTCAGTGACAGTTAAAAGCTGGGTTCAACATCCTGTCAAGTTTGTTACGTAGAAATTCGAGAAAGTCAGTTGATTACGCTCATTCACTGAAGTCAACATTATTTGTTTGAGGTTATATCAGATGTTGggacacatttttaacattgtgtttatACTCCCTCACTGATGCACTGCGATTATGTGGTTGGCACATGACTCGTATAAAGCCAgttgatgaatgtgttttttaagtatGAGCTATTAAAGAGATTGAGCTTATTAGGAAGCTCTTGCACCTCGAGCAAGGCCAGACACTGCATggaatgaaagaatgaaatgtaatgaataATATACACAGAGTCTGGGCTGAGCTCTTTCCAGAACATCAGAGCCTTAATGGAGAAAGACAAACTCGCTGTGACACGGTGGAAAGCAACAGGGAATGGATGCGTTCTGGGGTAGATGGAGACAAATGTGATGTCTCTGTTAGAGAGACTGAAACCGTCTTTAAAGATACCAGTGGAATATCAGTGCTTCTCTAGTTCTGACGGAGAGACAGTGAAAAATGTTTGTAGCTTATTGTTACCTCACTTGGATGTTTGACCTTCAATGTGCAGaatgatataatatatgatgTGCAGAGTTTGACAATGTTTTCTCTGCGCTCACCTTCAATCTGATATTAACATGATTTTGTGACAGTCCTGGTCCAATAAGCAACTTACACAAGTGTGACACTTGAAGCCTCCTATGCAGATAGAATTAAAACCATGAGAGGTGAAACAACTGGGATGCCAGATatcttttttgcattttaagtttttcagaaaataatcaTCTGCCCAACCTGATTTGACCTGTGGATGTATTTAGAATGCTACTTCACGGTAATGTTACAACACAATTGCTTGTTCTGTAAACGTCCAATTCACTCTTCCTATCGTGGGCTTCGATGGAGTTGTAAACTACGACTCACAAGGTGCATTTCAGCAAGAAGTTTAATGTCACAAAACTTAAAATTTGTAGATGTGAACTTCAAAATGTTATGACATTAGATTTGACTGATGATGATTGTTTTGAACCAGTCTATACCACAGACACCAAACGTAGCCTATATTGGTAGAGGTGAAGTCACATGATTTGGTTATTTCCAGTAATTCTTTAAGGTGCGTTCTGACTGAAAACCAAGCAGCAACACTACAAGTACAGGTTTGCTGAATTAATGTGAATTTGAAACTGAGGTAAAGACATGTCCAAAAGAGTTTAAAAACTTGGATGAAAATAGTCATGTCTCAAACATTAGTCCTATTTTTCAAATATAGAAATGGAAAGTGAGAGGGGTCTTGAGGAGAAGAATATAATTCCTGGTAAGTTGTGTGAGGGATGTGTATGAGCTCTGCACACATGCTTAGTCTGTTGGTAACTGTAGCTGTTAGCTGTTGGTGCTAGCTGTGGCAAGCAACCAGATGGACAAATTGTCTCAAGC from Paralichthys olivaceus isolate ysfri-2021 chromosome 16, ASM2471397v2, whole genome shotgun sequence includes these protein-coding regions:
- the rgs18 gene encoding regulator of G-protein signaling 18 codes for the protein METLLFLFPQFNCMAPKEEAYFKMLGPEHLYAPKMKDDSSRQKDKERKSRLSLFLTKSGSHENVSPHKKTNTTPSNISPEAALQWSDSFEELLKHSDGVETFGQFLRTEFSEENIEFWLACEEYKTIDSETKLLSKAKCIFTVFIESEAPKEVNIDYNTKMAIKKDMAQPTKSCFEAAQMKVYSLMKKDSYPRFLHSDIYLRLTRQKGPGANMFRRRSRSCVFNERGEATTEPLAW